The stretch of DNA AGAGCGAGATGGCGGTGGGGTACTGCACGCTCTACGGGGACATGTCGGGCGGTCTTGCAGTGATCTCGGACGTACCCAAGACCACGGTCTATAAGCTGGCACGGGAGATCAACAGGGAATGGCCCGTGATCCCGGAGGCGATCATCTTGAAACCGCCCTCCGCCGAACTCAGGCCGAACCAGACCGACCAGGACTTACTCCCTCCGTACGAGATTCTCGACGGGATACTCGAGGCATATATCGACGAGATGGATTCGCCGGCGGATATCGTCGCAAAGGGATTCGACAAAGAGACGGTCGAATGGGTCGTTGCACAGGTGAACAGGAACGAGTACAAGCGCCGGCAGGCTGCAACCGGCCTCAAGGTGACCCCAAAGGCGTTCGGATCAGGGCGGAGAATGCCGATCGCAGCGAAATATTACAGTGACTAAAAAGTGCAATAAATGAAACAAAAATGTTGATACAAACCGGGAAGTGAGTTCCAATGCGTTCTTTGACAGAACGAAATTAGGTAATATGCGGCTTCTTTTCAGTTCTGCTCTTTATTGGGTATTTTGCTTCCATCACGTTCGGGGAGTCGGCCTGGCTTAACATCATCCTCATTGCAGGCATTGCGGGGCTGATCGCCGGTGCCCTTATCGCCGTCGCAGGCCCCATGACGAACATTGTTCTTGCCATCCACATGTAAGCCAGGTCTGGAGCTATATCCCACAGAGGTCCGTGTGGTTGTGGTATGACGGAGGTGATTTCTACTGGCCACTGGGTCCGGTCTCAGGCCCGCTATTTTGGGCCTCGCCGGGCTCTTTATACGGGAGCTGAAACGAAAATATGCCGAAAATCCCTGGCTAAAATTACGTGAAGAAAATTAAAAACGGATCACGGGACCGGACCCGCCGTGCTGACCGGTTTCCATTTTTTGGGGATATTTGATAAGATATGAGTTATAAACGCTCAGATCACTCATGCGATCGTCAGCCCTCCCGTTCTCGTATTTTATTATCGTTGCTTTGATCTTTGCGAGTGTCATTGCAATCGATCTGGTCACATCCGGCACCATCAGCCTGTTTACACCGCTTCTTGACACTCTCGGAATTATCCTGATAATCCTCGTAGCATACACCGCCGGGGTCGCCGTTCTCATCCACAGGATTGCCGACGATTCGTCCCGGTTTACCGCCGTCAGGATCTTCATGACAGTCCTGCTTGGAATCGGTGCGTTCCTTGCACTGACCGCCTGGATCGACGACCCGAAAGAGATTGCCCTTACGCTGGGGGTTATCGTGGGTGCCGTCCTCATAGCTTTACGTGATTTTATCCAGAACATGATTGGGAGCCTTATGGTGCTGGTGACCGGAATCTTCCGGATCGGCGACAGGATCCAGATCCGTGGAGTCTACGGTCTCGTTATGGATATCGGGGTCTTCCGTACCACCCTGATGAAACTCGACCCGGAGGCCGGCGACCACCCGACAGGCGAGATTGTCACCATCCCCAACGGCATTATTTTTAAGGAAAACGTGACCAATACCACCCGCCATCTATCCGTCGTAACTGACGAAATAAGGATCACGCTTCCATTTTCCGCGGACCTGGAGAAAGCCCGTGATGTTCTGGTTGGTGCAATACGAAAGCATACCATGGAGATCGAAAAGCGTGCGAGAGACGAGATCAGCAAACTCTCGGAGAAAAAATTCCTGCATTCATTCGATGTGGAGCCTGTCGTAAACCTCCAGATGAGTGACAACGGGATTGTCTTCATCCTGAAGTATTTCACAACCTCAAAAGATCGTGCAGCTCTCAAAACCGCAATAATCCGGGATGTTTCCGCTACGATACCGGAAATCAAAGATACCGGGGAGAATTGACAAAAAACTGCGGGTACATGTGTTCGCCGCTTCCGGGCGGAACTCTCCGGTAAGGGAAATGCGAAGACGATCGTGGGAGACCAACAAGGTGGTAAAAAGAGCGCACCCGTATTTCGCAAATTTCACGGCCGAAAAATAGTTGAGGGTGTATTCATCCGATCTTTTGCGGGTTATCCGTAACATCGATAGTGCATTCGCCGAGCTTGATCAACATGGCGGTTGTGAATTCCGAATCTTCACCAATCCCGCTGGACGTGAGAAAACGACGTGCGACTTTCACATCAAGTGCATCGGTCTTATCGGGAATCTGGAAATAGGAACTCGTCAGACTTGCACCTGCCGGGAACTCGCCCGCCGGCGATGTGGCAGTAACTACCAGGTCGCCCCAGAATCCGGCAGGAACTTCTGTTACGAAGCTGACAATCTGGTTCCCCTGGGAATCGGCCTTTGGAAGCGATAGATTCTGCTCGATAGGACAGTTCTTGTCAGTGCACTGGACCTTGATCATAGTGCCGGTAACAAAGCCGCGCCCTGTAATAACGATAGTGAAATAGGCGTCTTTTTGATTAACGTTTCCGAAACTGAAGACCCTGTTCAGCTGGGTAAGCGTGTTTGGCGAATAACTTATGTTACGGAAGCAAACGGCCGGATTTTGCTGGGTCCACTGGCAGAAAGATCCGTTGGTAGGGAATTTGTCGGGAATAGTGACCGGATGGGCGGTTGTCTGCACTATGGCGATTATACAATAATGATCTCCCGAAACAGGGGGCAGACCGGTCAGGAGAAAGGAAGGGTTTGAGATCGCTATGCCGCCGGAAGAGATCGAGGTACTGCCGGAACCGTCGATGAACGGCAGGGACTTTTCCCCGCCTGCACTCGCCAGTCGCGTCCAATTCGTCGGTAAAAGGAACATTGAAGCGCGAGAATAATACAGCTCGACTTCTCCGGTACCGGCGGCATTGTTCAGGTTCCTGGCCCGGACATAGATATTGTTGATGCCGCCGTTTACGATGGATTTGCCGATGTCAGGCCCCCTGTAGGCTGAATTTGCCAGGTTCCACGTGAGCGTTCCATCCTCGCAGGGGATGATGTCCGGTGACTGGTAAGGGATGCCGGTCGACGGAATAACTCCGGTATCAGAGAAATTCTCACGGACATAAATATCATTATACATTGTCATTTTTAAATCTCCAAAATTCTCGATATATTTTGTATTTAACCCGGCACCGAAGATATAATTATCCGCGGCAGGGTGAACCCTCTAATGAAAAAGACTCTTTAACAATACTTTCACAATGAAAACCGCCCTGGTTTTCCGTTCGATACGAACGAAAAAAAAGGAGAGTTGTTTTCATCCGATCTTTTGCGGGTTATCCGTCATGCAGATAATACATTCGCCGGTTTTGATTTGTTCATGACCCGGCACCTACAATGTAATTGTCAATCAACCTGGCAAATTCCTCGACAGAAAGTGATTCTTCGCCGACACTTCTCACATCGACAAGAATATTGTAGCGGACAAAGAGGATGCCGGTGCTCACGTCGCCATGCCCGGTAAAACCGACATCGCCGATCCTTATCCCCCGTTTATCCAGGCGGGGCAAAGTCATTGCCGTTGAAAAACTGATCTCCCTGAGCAGCGCCAGGCGTGCCTCGTCATGTGTGCGAAATTCGCTGATACGCACCATAATCCTGTGGCGGGTGTTTTTGGTACTCTGGAAATAGTCCGCGTATCCCGAGTCTCCCCACGGCAGACGCTGCTCCAGCCGCCAGTTTTCATCCATCTGCCGGGGGTCAAGGCTTAGTTTCATTACGCGAATCTGTGCATTCTTCTTCGAAGGGCGCGGCCAGTTCCTGAAATCGAATCTCTGCCGGGCACCATTTAACCAGTCCTGCATTTTCATGTAATGATCTCCTTTTTATTCATATTACCGGCCTTCTCCCCGAATTGGTGTTTGGCCATGCGCCTTTGGGTAAACATTTCGGAATCCCGGCATTTGTATTCGCGGCAAGTCTCTCCCTGTACCGTGCATTATTGGCGTTGGGGAGAGGAAACGGGTCCGGCACCGGCTGCAGCATGGAAAACTGTACGTTGAGCGGCAAGCCGGCAGTATGAGAACCGGTCCCCCAGGGGTCAGAACCTGTATCGTATTGAAGGCAGGCATCATAGATTTTATTAGTAATGAACCCTGCACTTGTCCAGGCCACTTCATGAAAGCTGAAACCCCGTCCAAAAGGAACTTTCCACGTCGTCGTTCCGATTGCAATTATCTGGTTACAGGAAAACCCCTCTAAAGCCTTAGGATAGGAGGTCATGATCGCTTCCATGACATCAGAGCCAAGGATATTGGCAAAGGTTGTGACGATCGTGGCACAATCAGTACAGTTGACTGTTTTTCCATTTCCCTTGCCTTTTGTTAAAAAGTCGATAAACCGGGTGCACAGGAAACATCTTGTGCCGCTATACATTCCGGTATAGACCGATGCGCCACTATTTGTATCATACACCAGACCAATGCCGGAATTCACTTTGGTTGTTACTTTACTCAGAATATCATCGGTGCTTTTAGCCCCGGCGGCCCAGGTACAGGCATAATCAAGTACATCCGTCCAGGGCAGCTGATTGTCTGTGCGATCAGAGGTTTGCTTCCAGGGATTGCAGGGTCTGTCGAGTGTGATATAAACCCGGTGCTTTGTGCCGGCCATAACTTCCCATGCATTATTATCTATCCTGTACTGCCAGTTCCATGTTACATCGGTTCGCCCGACTCCGCCTGCAGCAAGAGTCTGGTGAGACAAATTCAGTGTGATCGTCACGCTTGTACCTGACTTGAAATTGGCATTAACCGGATCTATCGCACCAAGGATCCCTCCCCCTGTTGCCTGGATCATGACAGAGTGTTTGGTGGATTTCGGAATTTCGAGTTTAACCTGGATCGTCGGAATCTTTCCTTCTATAAGGCTCAGGGCATAGGCACACGGTGAATCTTCCGGATTTTTATTGGCGGGGATCCATTCCGGTACGCTGACATTAGAACTGAAATTTTGCCTGATAGTCAGTGCGTCTACAGCAGTGCCGACCGGATCGTAATCAAAAGAGATACTTTTCAGGGTTACGGAAGGAATCGGATCACAAGAAGCCGGTTTATTTGCATAAGCGACAGCAAGTGTCGCTGCCGTTGCAACAAAGGATGATATCATTCTTGCATACTCCACACCCACACATGCCATCATCAAAAACATTTTGGCAACCACCTGGATCAGAGTCCAAAAACCGACATCGATTACCAATAACACGAGCTGTTTCAACATCCCTGCAGTGTAGAGTATCTTCAGGATTTCAAAAATAAAATAAGCAGAGATCCCCGCTCCTGCAGCCAGATATGTAATTACTTCCGGTACAGCCAGGATCTGTCTTATATATGCTATAGCCCTGTCCGTCAGTTTAGCTGCGACACCGGTAATTGCACACAGGGTTCCGGCAATAGCAATGAATATCAGTTTGATCCTCCACATGGTGCAGTCATCGATATCCTCTTCTGCCGCACGATAGGCCACATAGGAGCCCGCAGGCCGGTGGACGATCAGAAGACGTTCCCCATCGATTTTATGTTCCGTTACCATGAACGGCAGGGAGGCCGGATCATTTACGAGCCTGTCGCGAACATCGGCCCAGGCCTTCCGTACCAACTCCTTGTCGGCCGGATCGTCAAAAGCCGCAACATCAGCCTCTTCCGCGGCATCAAAGGCATTACGGTTGTTCTCACAAAATTCACGAAAATCCAGTTCGGAACGTATCTTCGCCATTAAATCCGGGTCAAGACCCGTATCAGGTACTTTGATACTGTCATCGTAACTTCTGTCGGCACTGACCGGAGCAGATTCAATTTGCCCGAAAAGGACCGCACCTTCGGCGAGAGCTACGGGATTTCCATTCACCTGATTGCGTACCGGGGAATTGTTAAAGACATAGACGCCCTGCAAACCGGAGGTATTAACATCAGGCGATGTGGCCATGAAGTTCTCAATTTCGGCGGCACTTAAGGCACGCGACCAGACATCCACTTCGCGAATAAAACCCTGGAGTGTAGCAGTGTTTGAAGAATCGCCTTCTTCAATCGTGGCACCGATCAGGATATAGCCAGACTGGTTATACAGCGGTATTGGCGTACAGCTCATAGAACTGTCTAATACCCCGCTTATGTAGAGATTAAGATTAATGCCGTCGAATGTCGTGGCTACATTTGTCCATGCACCTACCGGAATTGTACCGGAAGATGTAAGAGTCTGACCACTTGAACCGGATGAACCACGCTGGGAAACCAGACGATAAGCGGATTTGTCACTGTCGTATCGGACGTATAATGCCATACCGGTATCCTCCATCAGATCACAGTTGGCAAAAACAGCCTGAATATGATTATATTTGGACGATATATAGATCCACGCCTGTACCGAATATGGATCGACCTGCTTTCCGCCGGGATTGATCTCTATGTCGCCAAGCGGCCGTGCAAAGCCATAAGTGCCAAGCGAGAGGGCAGGCGAGATCCTGATCATCGAGGAATTATTTTGCAGGGATAGCGGATACGACGAAGGTCCGCGATCGAGAGGCTTGTTGACACTGAAATCGAAGTCGGCGAAAATTGTTTTTGCCTCCGGAGTACCGAACATGCTGCTTTTCACTGTATCTTTATCCAGAACAACATTGTAAATCCGTACGCGTTTGATAAGTCCCTGAACACCACGTCCAATGCGGACCGGGTTAGTACCGGTATTTACCTGGCCCATGCAGCTCTGGCCGGTATTGAAATCTCCGTCAATGTAAAGCCGGACCATTGAACCGTCAAAAGTTGCGCAGATATAATGCCACCGTTCATCGTAAAGCCGCGACACGCCGGGATCAGAAAGAATGAGATCTAATCCCTCAAACTGAAAATAGATTGAACTTGCCCGGTTACCGAAAGAGAATACGTTCTCCTGGCCTAATATTACAGTGTGCGCAGGCAGGCCGCTGAATCGTACCCAGGCATCAACAGAAAACTGGATCCGGGCAGTAAACAGACCGGCCGCTGCTGCGCTTGTCTGGGCCCAGGACAGGGAATCCAGGGACATCGATATGTAACTGCCTTCACTGGCGGGTTCACCGGAAGCCATGCATACCACCACCGGTTATGTAAACTGTTGAAACAGCTCTCCGCTCAGGCAAAAATCTGTTTAAGCGTTTTTTATAATCGATTCCATGTAAAACAGGGCATTTATGCTGCTGTATTTTCAGAGTCAAAACCGTTTCTTTAGGCCCCCTATAAACATTTACCTCAACACAAAGAGAATTTAGTCGGATCTGATACTTATCGTTTCCTGTGGAATCCGGACTGCTGTGCGGCATAATTTCATTCCAAAAATTACCGGGAAATTCCGTGATCTTCACTTATTACATGATCAGAATTTCTGCAAAACAGCAATCGCATATGAAAAATAATATTCGTAGTTTACATTGGTTCTGATTTTTCAGGCTGCCTGAATGCTGAATAATTACATTTAAGCGGGTAAAAATCCAATTAATTATCAGTTTTGACAGGCATGAAAAGAAATACGGTCCTGAATTTTTTTGTCATGACTTCAGGACTTTTTATTATGACTCTCGGCATTGCCGTCTCCGCAAAGGCAGGGCTCGGGACGACCCCAATTTCATGCCTGCCCTATGTCCTGAGTCTCGCGTTTCCCCTGACGTTCGGGATGTTTACATTCATTATCAACTGTTTTTTTGTCCTTTTTCAGTACCTGATCCTGAAAGAGAGATTCGAATCATATCAGCTTCTCCAGATCCCCCTGATATTCGTATTCGGCGTGTTCACCGACTATTCCATGTTCCTGGTTTCAGGACTCGAAATTACGGGATATCACTGGCAATGGGCATTCTGCCTCTTAAGCTGCGTAATTGTCGGTCTTGGCGTCGCCCTGCTTTTCAAGGGAAATTTATTGATGATGGCAGGAGACGCCCTTGTTCGTGCGGTATCACAGGGGACTAAGTTTGAATTCGGGTCCGTAAAAGTCGGATTCGATACGTCCATGGTTGTTATTGCGACCATAGTATCGCTGATCATGTTCTCGGCATTCAACGGAGTTCGCGAAGGGACGATCGCCGCCGCTGTCCTGGTAGGTCTGGTCGTTAAATTTTTTGTGCCGAGATTGTCGTTTATGGACAAGTTGTTTTGTGAAAATGTTTCGAAGGATAATATTTCTGTAAACAGGAACTGAGACTCAGCCACTCACGACCGGATGATTAACCGGAAAAGGACCGGACACAGCGAAAATCTATTTTGTATAATTTGTCAATATATAACATAATATGAAAGTGGTAATCCTGGCGGGCGGATACGGCACCCGTCTTTCAGAAGAGACATCCATAATTCCAAAACCGATGGTGGAGATAGGCGGGAAGCCGATTCTCTGGCATATTATGAAGCATTACTCTTATTATGGCTTTAATGAATTCGTAGTTCTACTCGGTTATAAAGGATATATCATAAAGGAATATTTCTCCAACTACTTCCTTCACCACAGTGACGTGACAATCGATCTCGAAAAGAACAGTATCGAGATCCTCCAGAATGCATCCGAGCCATGGAAAGTTACGCTCCTGGATACAGGTCTGGCCACACAGACAGGAGGCAGGATCCTTCGTGCAAAGAATGTCATTAATAATGAACCATTCATGCTGACATATGGCGATGCCGTATCGGATGTCGATATCAAAAAACTTATCGATTACCACACTTCACACAAAAAACTGGTGACAATGACTGCCGTTCAGCCGGAAGGGAGATTCGGGACGATAGATACGGGAACGGACGGCAAGATTACAAGTTTCGTTGAAAAACCTCCAGGAGACGGCGCCTGGATAAATGCAGGATATATGGTATGCCAGCCGGAAGTGTTCGGTTACCTGAAAGAGGGGGACAATACCATCTTCGAACGCTCACCTCTCGAATCGCTTGCCGGAGAAGGGGAGATCTATTCCTTCCAGCACAGGGGATTCTGGAAATGCATGGACACTCTCCGCGACAAGAACCAGCTTGAAGAACTTTGGAATTCAGGGAAAAAACCCTGGGCGATCTGGGAAAAGAGTTAAAGGAATTATGTCGTCGTTGTCTGTATTTGCCGGAAAAAAAGTCTTTGTCACCGGGCATACCGGTTTTAAAGGTTCGTGGCTTTCGATCTGGCTCTCAAAATTAGAGGCGGAGGTCTACGGGTATTCTCTTCCTCCCCCCACAAGCCCGAACAATTATTCGGAATCAGGCGTAGCAGGTCTTCTCGAAGGCGAAACCATCGGCGATATAAGAAATGCGGACATTCTGGAAGAATCCATTCGCTCGGCAGATCCGGATGTGATCTTTCATCTTGCCGCCCAGCCGATCGTCCGGTACAGTTACGACAATCCCGCGGAAACATTTGAAGCAAATGTCATGGGGTCCGTTTATCTCCTGGATGCAGTAAGAAAGATCGGCCGCCCTGTTTCCGTAATTATGGTTACGAGCGATAAATGCTATGAAAACACCGGCCAGATCTGGGGGTACCGCGAAAATGATATGATGGGCGGACATGACCCTTACAGTGCAAGCAAAGGGGCTGCAGAGATTGCGATATCCTCATACAGGCGTTCTTTTTTCGCCCCGTCCGAACTGGATAGGCACGGAATCGGAATCGCATCGGTAAGAGCGGGAAATGTTATCGGCGGAGGCGACTGGGCTGAAGATCGTATCATTCCCGACGCCGTAAGGGCATTGAAAGAAGGAAAGCCTTTGCAGTTAAGAAACCCCGGCGCCGTCCGTCCCTGGCAGCATGTTCTCGAATCGCTCTCCGGGTACCTGACTCTTGCAGGAAAAATGATGGCAACAAATGATCCGTCGCTTTGTTCTGCATGGAATTTCGGGCCGTATACGCATGACGCCTGCACGGTTGCCGAACTCGTGGAAAAATTCTATTCCGGATGGGGCGAAGGGTCGGTCATCGATTCGGGTGCATACGACGGGAAGCAGGAAGCAAGGTTTTTGAAGCTCTCGATTGAAAAGGCAATATACCAGTTGAGATGGCATCCGGGGTGGTCTCTTGATGACGCAATACGGAAGACCGCCTACTGGTACAGGAACTACAAACCTCTCGATCACGAGAACAATCTTAACCTGTGCCATGAAGATATCGATTCTTTTATGAAAAATCTATAAATTTATTTAATTCATCGTCAAATTTGAAGGAGAAGACACACATGATAAGAGTTGCAGACTATATCGCTGAATTTTGCGTCAAAATTGGATCGCCTGATGTATTTCTTGTCTCCGGGGGGGGCATGATGCATATGCTCGACGGTCTGGCATGCAACGAAAACATCAACGTTATCTGTGCACATAACGAGGCCGCCGCGGCGGTAATGGCCGAAGGCTACTCCCGCGTCAAGAATAATATAGGAACGCTGTTCGTAACAACAGGACCGGGAGGGACTAATGCGGTTACCGGAGTCGTGGATGCCTGGGTGGACTCAATTCCACTACTTGTCCTTTCCGGTCAGGCGAAGCGCTCGCAGAATGTATACAATTCCGGCAGCCCCGGGCTGCGGTCACTTGGAGGCCAGGAAGTAAATATTCTGCCGATCGTGAAATCATTTACAAAATATTCAGAAATGGTGAATGATCCGGAAAAGATCCGGTATCATCTTGAAAAAGCGGTATATTATGCAAAAACCGGACGGCCCGGCCCGTCATGGCTTGACGTACCTCTGGATGTCCAGGCAGCCATGATCGATCCTGAAAAACTCGAGCCGTTCGTACCTGAATCATGCGATCAGGACAGATCTCTTCTTGCCGGGCAGGTAAAAGTGATAACTGAGCTCCTGAAAAATTCCCAAAGACCTGTAATAATTGCAGGGCACGGAATCCGGCTGGCCCACGCGGAAGAAGAGTTCCTCAGGGCGGTCGAAACCCTCAATATACCTGTTGTTGCATCAAAATTAGGCCAGGACCTGATGGATTATGACAACCCGAACTATATCGGATTCGGCGGGACGAAAGGCACGCGGGCCGGCAATTTTGCAATGCAGAATGCCGATCTGGTTCTTGCGATCGGATCGCGTCTTGCCATTCCGTTTACAGGCTACGATTACGAACTCTTCGCACGCGAGGCAAAGAAGATCGCAGTCGATATCGATCCCGTTGAATTGAATAAGAACACCATCGACCTGGATATCAAAGTTCAGGCCGATGCCAAAGAGTTCCTGGAGATTTTACTGGATGAGCTGCAGAAGAACCCGGTTTCTGAAAAGAAGGAGTGGAGAGAGAGATGCCAATCATGGAAGTCCAGGTACCCTGTGATTACACCGGAAATTTCCTGCCATCAGAGACCTGTCTGCAGTTATAATTTATTCGACAGGCTCTCGGATCTCCTGGATAAGAACGGGATCATTATCGCGGATGCGGGTACGGTATACTGCATTATATCGCAGGTTCATCATGTAAAAGCAGGCCAGAGAGTGATTACTCCTGCGGCCCTGGGGACGATGGGGCTGAGCCTGCCACTGGGAATTGGTGCATATTTTGCGAACCCGGATGCAAAGATCGTTGCTGTTACCGGCGACGGTTCGCTCCAGATGAATATCCAGGAACTCCAGACCGTTTTTCATTACAGGATTCCTCTAAAGCTGTTCGTTGTGAATAATGACGGGTACGTATCTATCCGCAACACCCAGAACAGTTATTTCAACGGAAGATTTTGCGGTTCGAATCCTGCAAGCGGGGTCTCGTGCCCCGACCTGAAAAAGATTGCATATGCATACGGGATCCCCTACGAGTCCCTGCATGATCAGGATGAACTCGATTTAAGGCTTCCCGGGATAATCGATATGCCCGGGCCGGTTATCTGCGAAGTTTTTACCTGTCCCGATCAACAGATTCAGCCTTCGGTAAGCTCAAAGGTCCTGCCAAACGGGAACATGGCATCCATGCCGCTGGAAGACCTGTGGCCGTTCCTCCCCCGTGACGAATTTTTACGCGAGATGATTGTAAAACCGGTAAAATATGACGACGAATGATGAAGGACAAATGCAATTTTAAATTCATAGAAGGTGATTAAATGATAGATCTTATTGTAAACGATCATGAAATAAAAGATATCGAACTGATAATTTTTGACAAAGACGGCACTCTTTTCGAACTATATCCATACTGGGCAACCGTTGCACGAAGGAGAGCGGAAAATATCTGCAAAATAATCCATGAAGACGATCCTTCTGCGATTGAATGGATCGCTTCGTTAATGGGAGTCGATTACTCGGGTGCTACAATGAATCCCAAAGGCCCAATAGGGGTCTTCAACAGGGATTATATCCAGGACCTCCTATGCAGGGAGCTGAATGAAAAAGGATATTTCATCGAAATAAACGACATTGTCGATGCTTTTAAGGAAGCCGACATATATATCAGCGACGATGGAGTCCTGAAACAGTCTCTTGTTCCCGTTGCAGGGCTTGTGGAGTTTCTCAAAAGCATCAAAGGCAATTGCCGTTGTGCGATCTTCTCCTACGATCAGACGATTAACCTGAAGCATATCGTCGAATTAATGGAACTGGAAGGCTTCTTCTCTATGCTGCTTGGAGGGGACCTGCTCGAATACCCGAAACCCAGTCCCTGGGGCGCAGAAAAAATTATGAGTGAACTGGATATCTCCCGGGAAAATACAATTCTTATCGGGGATTCTGTCAACGATATAAAAAGCGGAAGAGACGCAGGGTGCCAAAAAGTGATTACCAGAAGATCCGAGATCTCCGATCTTGATGAGATTTCGAAGATTACCGATCTGACAATCAGCAATTATCAGAATATTTCTGTCAGGCAGAATTAAGGGATACTAATAAAAAAATAACCAGACAGAATTCTATGTAATAATAACCTTTATTTCAGATAGAAATGAGAGATAGTGATTATGATTCTTAAAGACCTTGAAAAGGAATTATACTCACAGCTGCTTGTCCTTCGTGACGAATATGGTTGTGAGGGAATAAAATCAGAGTTTGAAAATGAAGGGTCGGATTTTCGCGATTTAATTCTTCTTCGTTATCTTACCGCAAAGGCCGGGCTTAAATTATATATAAAAATCGGTGGGGTGGAGGCATTTACTGATCTTAAAATGGCGATACACCTTAACGCCGACGGAATAATTATCCCTATGGTGGAATCCGAATTTGCCCTTATTAAAAGCATAAATATGGTCCGGGATCTTATCGGGGACGCTTGTACCGACTTCGATATATTCATCAATATCGAGACGAGATCGGCGGTGGAAAACCTAAGACCGATATTATCCGTATTAAACGATTCATTTAAAGGTATCACCATAGGAAGATCGGATCTGTCGTATTCCTACGGCAAAAAGGGTGAACAGGATTCGGACTTTACCAATGAAATCGTCGGGAATATTGTAGAAATCGCCCGTGAATGCAATATAAATAAGATTACGGTAGGCGGCGGAATTTCCAGGAAAACATTCAACAATGAATATCTCATCAACAATATCATCCCTGAATTAACCAATATCGAGACAAGAAACGTAATCCTCTGCGCCGATTCGATCAATAAACCCGAGGCACTGATATTTGCCCTGGATTTTGAAAGAAAATACCTCAATTACAAGCTTGAAAAGAATCACCTTTTCATGAAGATGGACGAAGACAGGTTCGAGACACTGATGTCCAGAGGCTGACCGGGATATGGGGAAAACTATTTTTATAACAGGTTCTTCAGGATTTATCGGCAAAAATCTAAGCGAACACTTTAAGGATAAATATAATATTATCGCGCCCGCCCATAAAGAACTGGATCTTCTTTCCGAAAAAGAGGTGCGTACCTTTTTCAGGGACAATGATATCGATTATGTAATTCATTGTGCAAATATCGGCGGGAATCGTAAATATTGCGGCACTTCAAATGTCGTCGGGGAC from Methanolacinia petrolearia DSM 11571 encodes:
- a CDS encoding mechanosensitive ion channel family protein encodes the protein MRSSALPFSYFIIVALIFASVIAIDLVTSGTISLFTPLLDTLGIILIILVAYTAGVAVLIHRIADDSSRFTAVRIFMTVLLGIGAFLALTAWIDDPKEIALTLGVIVGAVLIALRDFIQNMIGSLMVLVTGIFRIGDRIQIRGVYGLVMDIGVFRTTLMKLDPEAGDHPTGEIVTIPNGIIFKENVTNTTRHLSVVTDEIRITLPFSADLEKARDVLVGAIRKHTMEIEKRARDEISKLSEKKFLHSFDVEPVVNLQMSDNGIVFILKYFTTSKDRAALKTAIIRDVSATIPEIKDTGEN
- a CDS encoding LamG domain-containing protein codes for the protein MASGEPASEGSYISMSLDSLSWAQTSAAAAGLFTARIQFSVDAWVRFSGLPAHTVILGQENVFSFGNRASSIYFQFEGLDLILSDPGVSRLYDERWHYICATFDGSMVRLYIDGDFNTGQSCMGQVNTGTNPVRIGRGVQGLIKRVRIYNVVLDKDTVKSSMFGTPEAKTIFADFDFSVNKPLDRGPSSYPLSLQNNSSMIRISPALSLGTYGFARPLGDIEINPGGKQVDPYSVQAWIYISSKYNHIQAVFANCDLMEDTGMALYVRYDSDKSAYRLVSQRGSSGSSGQTLTSSGTIPVGAWTNVATTFDGINLNLYISGVLDSSMSCTPIPLYNQSGYILIGATIEEGDSSNTATLQGFIREVDVWSRALSAAEIENFMATSPDVNTSGLQGVYVFNNSPVRNQVNGNPVALAEGAVLFGQIESAPVSADRSYDDSIKVPDTGLDPDLMAKIRSELDFREFCENNRNAFDAAEEADVAAFDDPADKELVRKAWADVRDRLVNDPASLPFMVTEHKIDGERLLIVHRPAGSYVAYRAAEEDIDDCTMWRIKLIFIAIAGTLCAITGVAAKLTDRAIAYIRQILAVPEVITYLAAGAGISAYFIFEILKILYTAGMLKQLVLLVIDVGFWTLIQVVAKMFLMMACVGVEYARMISSFVATAATLAVAYANKPASCDPIPSVTLKSISFDYDPVGTAVDALTIRQNFSSNVSVPEWIPANKNPEDSPCAYALSLIEGKIPTIQVKLEIPKSTKHSVMIQATGGGILGAIDPVNANFKSGTSVTITLNLSHQTLAAGGVGRTDVTWNWQYRIDNNAWEVMAGTKHRVYITLDRPCNPWKQTSDRTDNQLPWTDVLDYACTWAAGAKSTDDILSKVTTKVNSGIGLVYDTNSGASVYTGMYSGTRCFLCTRFIDFLTKGKGNGKTVNCTDCATIVTTFANILGSDVMEAIMTSYPKALEGFSCNQIIAIGTTTWKVPFGRGFSFHEVAWTSAGFITNKIYDACLQYDTGSDPWGTGSHTAGLPLNVQFSMLQPVPDPFPLPNANNARYRERLAANTNAGIPKCLPKGAWPNTNSGRRPVI
- a CDS encoding YczE/YyaS/YitT family protein, encoding MKRNTVLNFFVMTSGLFIMTLGIAVSAKAGLGTTPISCLPYVLSLAFPLTFGMFTFIINCFFVLFQYLILKERFESYQLLQIPLIFVFGVFTDYSMFLVSGLEITGYHWQWAFCLLSCVIVGLGVALLFKGNLLMMAGDALVRAVSQGTKFEFGSVKVGFDTSMVVIATIVSLIMFSAFNGVREGTIAAAVLVGLVVKFFVPRLSFMDKLFCENVSKDNISVNRN
- the rfbF gene encoding glucose-1-phosphate cytidylyltransferase, translated to MKVVILAGGYGTRLSEETSIIPKPMVEIGGKPILWHIMKHYSYYGFNEFVVLLGYKGYIIKEYFSNYFLHHSDVTIDLEKNSIEILQNASEPWKVTLLDTGLATQTGGRILRAKNVINNEPFMLTYGDAVSDVDIKKLIDYHTSHKKLVTMTAVQPEGRFGTIDTGTDGKITSFVEKPPGDGAWINAGYMVCQPEVFGYLKEGDNTIFERSPLESLAGEGEIYSFQHRGFWKCMDTLRDKNQLEELWNSGKKPWAIWEKS